One window of Acipenser ruthenus chromosome 17, fAciRut3.2 maternal haplotype, whole genome shotgun sequence genomic DNA carries:
- the LOC131697962 gene encoding avidin-like produces the protein MKNMIIFSTLILLFQVALYNCNAEKCDLKGKWKNELGSNMTISDTDKNGYFIGSYLTAVTTHTDVEIKKSPISGVILPSSQPIFAFHVKWTFSDSITTFTGQCFVDSSGERLETMWLLKATARSSDDNWASTRVGSNVFRRLI, from the exons ATGAAAAACATGATTATTTTCTCGACTCTTATTTTGCTTTTTCAAGTTGCATTATATAACTGCAATGCAGAAAAG TGTGATTTGAAAGGAAAATGGAAAAACGAACTTGGATCCAACATGACTATTTCCGACACAGATAAAAATGGATACTTCATTGGCTCATACTTAACTGCAGTGACAACACACACGGATGTGGAAATTAAGAAATCACCCATCTCTGGAGTTATACTTCCTTCTTCTCAGCCGATATTTGCTTTCCATGTTAAGTGGACTTTCTCAG actctATAACAACCTTTACTGGCCAGTGCTTTGTTGACAGCAGTGGTGAACGTCTTGAAACCATGTGGCTGCTCAAAGCAACAGCAAGATCCAGTGATGATAACTGGGCGTCAACCAG GGTTGGCAGTAATGTGTTCCGTCGGTTGATCTAA